Proteins encoded in a region of the Streptomyces sp. NBC_00310 genome:
- a CDS encoding TetR/AcrR family transcriptional regulator yields the protein MTTSRTRAAHRPSRKQWVIEAATELFATQPPDEVTVADIAARAEMTSAAVYYHFSSKDQVLAEGMRVFAAALREQLQALTEAHEPGADIAAAVTTLLAWMGEHRSAATVFFVSSAGMSQDAEALRQESRSELLDELMRLMRKARESVSDAEAAVIGLGLLALLETAAISQVRGDDVYRSLGHRSFVREVGELAERIADPTT from the coding sequence ATGACGACCTCCCGGACCCGCGCCGCTCACCGTCCGTCGCGCAAGCAGTGGGTGATCGAAGCAGCTACCGAGCTGTTCGCCACCCAGCCGCCGGACGAGGTGACGGTGGCCGACATCGCCGCTCGCGCGGAGATGACCTCGGCAGCGGTGTACTACCACTTCTCCTCCAAGGACCAGGTCCTGGCGGAGGGGATGCGGGTGTTCGCCGCAGCGCTGCGCGAGCAGTTGCAGGCGCTCACGGAGGCCCACGAACCCGGCGCGGACATCGCGGCGGCGGTCACCACGCTGCTGGCCTGGATGGGCGAGCACCGATCCGCCGCCACCGTGTTCTTCGTGTCGTCGGCCGGCATGAGCCAGGACGCGGAGGCACTGCGCCAGGAAAGCCGTAGCGAGTTGCTCGACGAGCTGATGCGGCTGATGCGCAAGGCCCGCGAGTCCGTCTCCGACGCCGAGGCGGCGGTGATCGGCCTGGGCCTGCTGGCGTTGCTGGAGACCGCGGCGATCTCACAGGTCCGGGGCGACGACGTCTACCGGTCGCTGGGGCACCGTTCCTTCGTCCGCGAGGTCGGCGAGCTGGCGGAACGGATCGCCGACCCGACCACCTAG
- a CDS encoding thiolase family protein: MSGSDDVYVVGCGMHAFGRDESVTGMDMAERAVREALADAGVAWEDIGYAAGGSDVSGKPDTLVGRLGLTGVPFVNVQNGCATGASTVLTVANALRAGEASLGLAVGFDKHERGAFHVSAARYGLGDWYAETGMMLTTQFFALKTQRYLYEHGISERALAMVAARAFRNGSHHPLAWRRKPLTEREILDSAEVSPPLTQYMFCSPGQGAAALVLALGDRAFDLCDRPVRLASLAFRTRRFGSFEVFSPWLPPGPHRSPSVDAAEAVFRAAGVRPADVRVAQLQDTDSGSELIHLAETGLCGHGEQEELLASGATEPTGRIPVNTDGGCLAGGEPVGASGLRQFHEVVRQLQGRAPGVQVPGAPRVGFTHVYGAPGISACSVLTV, from the coding sequence ATGAGCGGGTCGGACGACGTGTACGTGGTCGGGTGCGGGATGCATGCCTTCGGCCGGGACGAGAGCGTCACGGGAATGGACATGGCCGAGCGCGCGGTGCGCGAGGCGCTGGCCGACGCCGGTGTCGCCTGGGAGGACATCGGCTACGCGGCCGGCGGGTCCGACGTGTCCGGCAAGCCCGACACACTGGTGGGCCGGCTGGGCCTGACCGGAGTGCCGTTCGTCAACGTGCAGAACGGCTGCGCCACCGGTGCCTCCACCGTGCTCACGGTGGCGAACGCGCTGCGCGCGGGCGAGGCCTCGCTGGGGCTCGCGGTGGGGTTCGACAAGCACGAGCGGGGCGCGTTCCACGTCTCCGCGGCCCGCTACGGTCTGGGCGACTGGTACGCCGAGACCGGCATGATGCTCACGACGCAGTTCTTCGCGCTGAAGACCCAGCGGTATCTGTACGAGCACGGGATCTCGGAGCGGGCGCTGGCGATGGTGGCCGCGCGGGCCTTCCGCAACGGCTCGCACCACCCCCTGGCGTGGCGGCGCAAACCGCTGACGGAGCGGGAGATCCTGGACTCCGCCGAGGTCAGTCCCCCGCTCACCCAGTACATGTTCTGTTCCCCGGGACAGGGCGCGGCGGCCCTGGTCCTTGCCCTCGGCGACCGTGCGTTCGACCTGTGCGACCGACCGGTCAGGCTGGCGTCGCTGGCCTTCCGGACCAGGCGGTTCGGTTCGTTCGAGGTGTTCTCGCCCTGGCTGCCGCCGGGGCCGCACCGCAGCCCCAGCGTCGACGCCGCGGAGGCGGTCTTCCGCGCGGCGGGGGTGCGGCCCGCCGACGTACGGGTCGCGCAGTTGCAGGACACCGACAGCGGCTCGGAGCTGATCCACCTGGCGGAGACCGGGCTGTGCGGCCACGGCGAGCAGGAGGAGCTGCTGGCCTCGGGGGCCACCGAACCCACGGGCCGGATACCGGTCAACACCGACGGCGGCTGTCTGGCCGGCGGGGAGCCCGTCGGCGCCTCCGGGCTGCGCCAGTTCCACGAGGTCGTACGACAGTTGCAGGGCCGGGCGCCCGGTGTGCAGGTGCCGGGCGCCCCCCGGGTGGGCTTCACCCATGTGTACGGGGCGCCCGGGATCAGCGCCTGCTCGGTCCTGACGGTGTGA
- a CDS encoding acyl-CoA dehydrogenase family protein encodes MTSTATEGTALSDTELEDLRETVRSVCADAGGTAAVRRMSEEAPGIDAGLWDALGRQVGLAALGLPGSAGGIGGLAEIAVVCEELGRTLAPVPLLSSTVLAGQVLAGCGTADKALAELAGGVVHALAVSAPDGTWRADAVPVAVSWRGGVPLLDGAAPFVLDGADAEALVVAAAGADGVDLFLVDPREPGVTVRRVPTLDLSRGQAVVTFSGVRARALTAGGEGADVVSCALDVALVALAAEQLGGAQAALDMTLAHVRDRTQFGRAIGGFQAVKHACADMLLQVEAARSAVVRAVLADGSPQASAEAAAVAQAWCGEAFVSVAAECVQFHGGMGFTWEHDAHLYFRRAQSDAVLLGGAAHHRERLAGLLGW; translated from the coding sequence ATGACGAGCACCGCGACCGAGGGCACGGCCCTGTCGGACACCGAGCTGGAGGACCTGCGCGAGACCGTTAGGTCGGTGTGCGCGGACGCCGGCGGCACCGCCGCCGTACGCCGGATGTCCGAGGAGGCTCCCGGCATCGACGCCGGGTTGTGGGACGCCCTCGGCAGGCAGGTCGGCCTCGCGGCCCTCGGCCTGCCCGGGTCGGCGGGGGGCATCGGCGGCCTCGCCGAGATCGCCGTCGTCTGCGAGGAGCTGGGCCGGACGCTGGCCCCGGTCCCGCTGCTGTCCTCCACCGTGCTGGCCGGGCAGGTGCTGGCCGGCTGCGGTACGGCCGACAAGGCGCTGGCCGAGCTGGCCGGGGGCGTCGTGCATGCCCTGGCGGTGTCCGCGCCCGACGGGACATGGCGGGCCGACGCCGTGCCGGTGGCCGTCTCCTGGCGGGGCGGCGTTCCGCTGCTGGACGGCGCCGCGCCGTTCGTCCTCGACGGCGCCGATGCCGAGGCGCTGGTGGTGGCCGCGGCCGGGGCCGACGGCGTGGACCTCTTCCTCGTCGACCCGCGCGAGCCGGGGGTCACGGTGCGTCGCGTGCCCACGCTGGACCTCAGCCGGGGCCAGGCGGTGGTCACCTTCTCGGGGGTCCGGGCCCGGGCGCTGACCGCCGGAGGTGAGGGGGCGGATGTCGTCTCCTGTGCCCTGGACGTGGCCCTGGTGGCGCTGGCCGCCGAGCAACTGGGCGGTGCGCAGGCCGCGTTGGACATGACGCTGGCCCATGTGCGTGACCGTACCCAGTTCGGCAGGGCGATCGGTGGCTTCCAGGCGGTCAAGCACGCCTGCGCCGACATGCTGCTCCAGGTCGAGGCGGCGCGGTCGGCCGTGGTGCGCGCGGTTCTGGCGGACGGCTCGCCTCAGGCGTCGGCCGAGGCGGCGGCGGTGGCGCAGGCGTGGTGCGGTGAGGCGTTCGTCTCCGTGGCCGCCGAGTGCGTGCAGTTCCACGGCGGCATGGGCTTCACCTGGGAGCACGACGCGCACCTGTACTTCCGGCGCGCCCAGTCGGACGCGGTCCTGCTGGGCGGCGCCGCACACCATCGGGAACGGCTGGCCGGGCTGCTCGGCTGGTGA
- a CDS encoding serine/threonine-protein kinase — protein MGRLGSGGMGSVYLARRTGGGLLVALKTIRAELSAEPGYRERFAREIEIARAVRSVHTAQLVDFDAGADVPWLATELVRGPNLADVLAAHGRLPEGSVRVLAASLAEALTAIHTAGIVHRDVKPSNIILAETGPRLVDFGVARPVGQVGLTSTGQFVGSVVYASPEQLLAQQVGPRSDMFSLGVVLAEASGEAVLSAQGTPLAADAVDGRTPSLTSLPPDLRTIVRKCLTRNPDARPSPDEVPGMLAELPRPDGHGTYRWLPDSVSRSVRRSSEGLLAVTHPPTALDPRSAGAHQQPTATAHAHSGGGASTRVPTSPTNRSEAFVAPPASGKRLALAVALVLAASLLVVTGVSLAGQDSGSGAEDGVPGAAPGTTVTASAEPFDDGKASSGTTPPPDTATPAGTPAEPARAPSAAAPEPPTFTRGTLGVSRYQHPGYAATVTSVEAHGHRLTVALRARGEADLRAADTTCLVVRGPDGTFTVRPSEQNAETARPGVFDGTLTFPLLVSGSYVLRYSCRDDYSDVALGTATVPHIGISIYSDEFFAVVLSADRTSSGLQLVFASAGDSTLRSPQTSCLDQGGAEEYPENVRLDRSDTTLNHFHYGVMDFPSGAVGSTFTYSCADDYSAVSLP, from the coding sequence ATGGGCCGTCTGGGCTCCGGCGGCATGGGCAGCGTGTACCTGGCTCGCCGTACCGGCGGAGGTCTGCTCGTGGCGCTCAAGACCATCCGGGCCGAGCTCTCGGCGGAACCGGGTTACCGCGAACGCTTCGCCCGTGAGATCGAGATCGCCCGGGCGGTCCGCAGCGTGCACACGGCGCAACTCGTCGACTTCGACGCCGGGGCGGACGTGCCCTGGCTGGCGACGGAACTCGTCCGCGGCCCCAACCTCGCGGACGTGCTCGCCGCGCACGGCCGACTGCCCGAGGGCAGCGTGCGTGTCCTGGCGGCCAGTCTGGCGGAGGCGCTGACGGCGATCCACACCGCGGGCATCGTGCATCGTGATGTGAAGCCGTCCAACATCATCCTCGCCGAGACCGGGCCACGCCTCGTCGACTTCGGGGTCGCACGGCCCGTGGGACAGGTCGGGCTCACCTCCACGGGACAGTTCGTCGGCAGTGTCGTCTATGCCTCCCCCGAGCAGTTACTCGCCCAACAGGTCGGTCCGCGGAGCGACATGTTCTCGCTCGGGGTCGTGCTCGCCGAGGCGTCGGGCGAGGCGGTGCTCTCCGCGCAGGGCACCCCGCTCGCGGCCGACGCCGTCGACGGCCGCACCCCCTCACTCACGTCCCTGCCGCCGGACCTGCGGACGATCGTGCGGAAGTGCCTCACGCGGAACCCGGACGCCCGGCCGTCGCCGGACGAGGTTCCCGGCATGCTGGCCGAACTCCCGCGTCCCGACGGCCATGGCACCTACCGGTGGCTTCCCGACTCCGTCTCCCGTTCGGTGCGCCGGAGTTCGGAGGGGCTGCTGGCCGTCACCCACCCACCGACGGCGCTCGACCCGCGGTCCGCGGGCGCTCACCAGCAGCCCACGGCGACCGCGCACGCGCACTCGGGAGGTGGGGCGTCCACGCGGGTCCCCACCAGCCCGACCAACCGTTCGGAGGCTTTCGTTGCCCCGCCCGCCTCCGGGAAGAGGCTCGCGCTCGCCGTCGCCCTGGTGCTGGCGGCGAGCCTGCTCGTCGTGACGGGCGTGTCACTGGCGGGACAGGACAGCGGGTCCGGGGCCGAGGACGGAGTACCGGGTGCCGCGCCCGGCACGACGGTCACGGCCTCGGCCGAGCCGTTCGACGACGGGAAGGCGTCGAGCGGTACCACCCCGCCACCGGATACCGCCACGCCCGCGGGCACACCGGCGGAGCCCGCCCGCGCTCCGTCGGCCGCGGCACCCGAACCGCCCACGTTCACGCGCGGGACACTGGGCGTGTCCCGCTACCAACACCCGGGCTACGCGGCCACGGTGACCTCCGTGGAGGCGCACGGCCATCGGCTGACGGTCGCCCTGCGGGCGAGAGGCGAGGCGGACCTGCGGGCGGCGGACACCACATGTCTCGTCGTGCGGGGACCGGACGGGACGTTCACGGTGCGTCCGTCCGAACAGAACGCGGAGACGGCCCGGCCCGGTGTCTTCGACGGGACGCTCACCTTCCCGCTGCTCGTGTCGGGCAGCTACGTTCTCCGCTACTCCTGCCGAGACGACTACTCGGACGTCGCCCTGGGCACCGCGACGGTGCCCCACATCGGCATCTCCATCTACAGCGACGAGTTCTTCGCCGTCGTCCTGTCTGCGGACCGCACGTCCAGCGGTCTGCAACTGGTGTTCGCCTCCGCCGGAGATTCGACCTTGCGCAGCCCCCAGACGTCGTGCCTCGACCAGGGCGGCGCGGAGGAGTACCCGGAGAACGTTCGACTGGACCGCAGCGACACGACGCTGAACCACTTCCACTACGGCGTCATGGACTTCCCGTCAGGTGCCGTGGGCAGCACCTTCACCTATTCGTGCGCCGACGACTACAGCGCCGTTTCTCTGCCGTGA
- a CDS encoding Zn-ribbon domain-containing OB-fold protein gives MATRLIDESLFENGEYGDGDPPRLVGARCSGCATVVFPRQDSCPRCSDGTMTARVLPVSGRVWSWTLQAFPPKSPYRVPAGGHRPYHVGYVDLGEVLVEARLAVPRAEIRIGLPVRLTTVPAYQDEDGTEVVTFAFRPERDGER, from the coding sequence ATGGCCACCAGACTCATCGACGAGTCCCTGTTCGAGAACGGGGAGTACGGCGACGGGGATCCACCGCGTCTCGTGGGCGCCCGCTGCTCCGGCTGCGCCACCGTCGTCTTCCCCCGGCAGGACTCGTGCCCCAGGTGTTCGGACGGGACGATGACGGCGCGGGTGCTGCCGGTGAGCGGGCGGGTGTGGTCGTGGACGCTTCAGGCGTTCCCGCCGAAGTCGCCGTACCGGGTGCCGGCCGGCGGCCACCGGCCCTACCACGTGGGCTATGTGGACCTCGGTGAGGTGCTGGTCGAAGCGCGGCTCGCGGTGCCCCGCGCGGAGATCCGGATCGGACTGCCGGTCCGGCTCACCACCGTGCCCGCCTACCAGGACGAGGACGGAACCGAGGTGGTGACCTTCGCGTTCCGCCCGGAGCGGGACGGAGAGCGATGA
- a CDS encoding VOC family protein, with the protein MADEMAEPAQVSREVAMTQPFEVGVVVRDLEVLERFYREVLGCVPVRHSRIPHAIGGPAGLGGPLLVVWLQVPSGGRIKLIRLRADADADVDADADAGAAARPSAVPLAARRGLSYVTFHFDDIVPVVAALPAAGARPLSSPIVVVARDRRISFWADPEGNVLELVDRRGGDQETR; encoded by the coding sequence GTGGCCGACGAGATGGCCGAGCCGGCTCAGGTGTCCCGAGAAGTGGCGATGACCCAGCCCTTCGAGGTCGGTGTCGTGGTGCGGGACCTGGAGGTGTTGGAGCGCTTCTATCGCGAGGTGCTCGGCTGTGTCCCGGTGCGCCACTCGCGCATCCCGCACGCGATCGGCGGCCCGGCCGGATTGGGCGGGCCCCTGCTGGTCGTCTGGCTTCAGGTGCCGTCCGGGGGCCGGATCAAGCTGATACGACTTCGGGCGGATGCGGATGCGGATGTGGATGCGGATGCGGATGCGGGCGCGGCTGCGCGGCCGTCGGCCGTACCGCTGGCCGCACGCCGCGGCTTGTCCTATGTCACCTTTCACTTCGACGACATCGTGCCGGTGGTCGCCGCACTGCCGGCCGCCGGTGCCCGGCCGCTGTCGTCCCCGATCGTCGTGGTGGCGCGGGACCGGCGGATCAGCTTCTGGGCGGATCCGGAGGGCAACGTCCTCGAACTCGTGGACCGGCGAGGCGGTGACCAGGAGACCCGTTGA
- a CDS encoding alpha-ketoacid dehydrogenase subunit beta gives MTAMTLTTEAPAGAPVAAARKLSYVKAFNEGLAQAMREDENVFVAGEDVAGYGGVFRMFDNLLDEFGPRRMIDTPISEAALVGLGVGAAARGLRPVVDLMFMDFIGVCLDQIVNQAAKMKYMFGGGLSVPLTITTASGAGLGAAAQHSQSLEAWLAHVPGLKVVMPSDAYTAKGLTVSAIRDDNPVVVMLNKVLLGSTSEVPEEIYGIPLGQAHTARQGSDVTVIALGRMVGEALAAADELAAEGVEIEVIDPRTVQPLDTETMFASVRRTNRVLVVHEAVTFGGLGAEIAAQIQDVVFDYLDAPVLRIGAPFSPVPFSPVLEKAYVPDRARIAQGCRRLLERS, from the coding sequence ATGACCGCCATGACCCTCACCACCGAAGCACCGGCCGGCGCCCCGGTCGCAGCCGCCCGCAAGCTGTCCTACGTCAAGGCCTTCAACGAAGGTCTCGCGCAGGCCATGCGCGAGGACGAGAACGTCTTCGTCGCCGGCGAGGACGTGGCCGGATACGGCGGCGTGTTCCGCATGTTCGACAACCTGCTCGACGAGTTCGGCCCCCGCCGCATGATCGACACCCCGATCTCCGAAGCCGCCCTGGTCGGCCTCGGGGTGGGAGCCGCCGCCCGGGGTCTGCGCCCCGTCGTCGACCTGATGTTCATGGACTTCATCGGCGTCTGCCTCGACCAGATCGTCAACCAGGCGGCCAAGATGAAGTACATGTTCGGCGGCGGGTTGTCCGTGCCGCTGACCATCACCACCGCCTCCGGCGCCGGCCTCGGCGCCGCCGCGCAGCACAGCCAGAGCCTGGAGGCCTGGCTGGCCCACGTGCCCGGCCTCAAGGTGGTCATGCCGAGTGACGCCTACACCGCCAAGGGCCTGACCGTCTCGGCCATCCGGGACGACAACCCGGTCGTCGTCATGCTCAACAAGGTCCTTCTCGGCAGCACCAGCGAGGTGCCCGAGGAGATCTACGGCATCCCGCTGGGCCAGGCGCACACCGCCCGGCAGGGCTCCGACGTCACCGTGATCGCCCTCGGCCGCATGGTGGGGGAGGCCCTCGCTGCCGCCGACGAACTCGCCGCCGAGGGCGTGGAGATCGAGGTGATCGACCCCCGCACCGTGCAGCCCCTGGACACCGAGACGATGTTCGCCTCCGTCCGCCGCACCAACCGGGTGCTCGTGGTGCACGAGGCCGTCACCTTCGGCGGGCTCGGTGCGGAGATCGCCGCCCAGATCCAGGACGTGGTCTTCGACTACCTGGACGCGCCGGTCCTGCGCATCGGCGCCCCTTTCTCCCCGGTGCCCTTCTCGCCCGTCCTGGAGAAGGCGTACGTGCCCGATCGCGCCCGTATCGCCCAGGGCTGCCGACGTCTCCTCGAAAGGTCGTGA
- a CDS encoding thiamine pyrophosphate-dependent dehydrogenase E1 component subunit alpha, giving the protein MVQKAPRKSAAKTTHQASAQVIRDLHERMVRIRLFETEAGKLMEAGKLPGFLHLYVGQEAVAAGVMAALRDDDQITSTHRGHGHAVAKGVGFREMYSELYGRVTGACLGRGGSMHINDLTRGMLGANGIVGAGVPIAVGAAFAARYKGEDNIAVTFFGDGATNIGAWHEGANMAAILGLPVVFVCENNGYAEFTPQSAHMLITDVADRAAAYGMPSVIVDGMDAVAVHRAATEAVERARSGAGPMMIEAKTYRFFDHQGVKGLRHPYRSDEEVAEWKSRDPIDLIEARAVADGTATRAELDDVWQRTRDEIAEAIAYAEASPLPDPADLLLNVYSG; this is encoded by the coding sequence ATGGTTCAAAAAGCACCGCGGAAGTCGGCCGCGAAGACCACACACCAAGCATCCGCGCAGGTCATCAGGGACCTGCACGAACGCATGGTGCGCATCCGGCTCTTCGAGACCGAGGCGGGAAAGCTCATGGAGGCCGGCAAACTCCCCGGCTTCCTGCACCTCTACGTCGGCCAGGAAGCCGTGGCCGCCGGCGTGATGGCGGCCCTGCGCGACGACGACCAGATCACCTCCACCCACCGAGGTCATGGGCACGCCGTGGCCAAGGGCGTCGGCTTCCGCGAGATGTACTCCGAGCTGTACGGCCGGGTCACCGGCGCCTGCCTCGGCCGCGGCGGAAGCATGCACATCAACGACCTCACCCGCGGCATGCTCGGCGCCAACGGCATCGTCGGGGCCGGCGTCCCGATTGCCGTCGGCGCGGCCTTCGCTGCCCGGTACAAGGGCGAGGACAACATCGCGGTGACCTTCTTCGGGGACGGCGCCACCAACATCGGCGCCTGGCACGAGGGCGCCAACATGGCCGCGATCCTCGGCCTGCCCGTGGTCTTCGTCTGCGAGAACAACGGCTACGCGGAGTTCACCCCGCAGTCCGCGCACATGCTGATCACCGACGTCGCCGACCGGGCCGCCGCCTACGGCATGCCGAGCGTGATCGTCGACGGCATGGACGCGGTCGCGGTTCACCGGGCCGCCACCGAGGCCGTCGAACGGGCCCGGTCCGGCGCGGGCCCGATGATGATCGAGGCCAAGACCTACCGCTTCTTCGACCACCAGGGCGTCAAGGGCCTGCGGCACCCCTACCGCTCGGACGAGGAGGTCGCCGAGTGGAAGTCGCGCGACCCCATCGACCTGATCGAGGCTCGCGCCGTCGCCGACGGCACCGCCACCCGTGCGGAGCTGGACGACGTGTGGCAGCGCACGCGCGACGAGATCGCCGAAGCCATCGCGTACGCGGAGGCGAGCCCCCTGCCCGACCCCGCCGACCTGCTCCTCAACGTCTATTCGGGATGA
- a CDS encoding TetR/AcrR family transcriptional regulator codes for MATTKNGKQPAHRPSRRQHIITAAVRVFGRNGFAETSIQDIADEAQVVPTAVYYHFDGKEELLELAMRRVFDQLNAVVEAARPESEPGDQEGLIRVIDAVWDWVEKNPDEARLYQVQVASANGSVKVLRDEFEQRHIQRGYDYLPESTTRSPRAAKARHAAQALAVRTLISTTMLVTALRAEGGPLSQLPSRSVLEAVRELALRIVATEQNPAKPAPAPATSPS; via the coding sequence ATGGCCACCACGAAGAACGGCAAGCAGCCCGCCCACCGCCCCTCGCGGCGGCAGCACATCATCACCGCCGCCGTCCGGGTGTTCGGCCGCAACGGGTTCGCGGAGACCAGCATCCAGGACATCGCGGACGAGGCGCAGGTGGTGCCGACGGCCGTCTACTACCACTTCGACGGCAAGGAGGAGCTGCTCGAACTGGCCATGCGCCGGGTCTTCGACCAGCTGAACGCGGTCGTGGAGGCGGCCCGGCCGGAGTCCGAGCCGGGTGACCAAGAGGGTCTGATCCGCGTCATCGACGCCGTGTGGGACTGGGTGGAGAAGAACCCGGACGAGGCCCGCCTCTACCAGGTCCAGGTCGCCTCGGCCAACGGCAGCGTCAAGGTGCTGCGGGACGAGTTCGAGCAGCGGCACATCCAGCGCGGCTACGACTATCTGCCGGAGAGCACCACCCGCAGCCCCCGGGCGGCGAAGGCCCGGCACGCGGCACAGGCCCTCGCGGTCCGCACGCTCATCAGTACGACCATGCTCGTCACCGCGCTGCGGGCGGAGGGAGGACCGCTGTCCCAGTTGCCCTCCCGGTCCGTGCTGGAGGCGGTCAGGGAGCTGGCGCTGCGCATCGTCGCCACCGAGCAGAACCCGGCGAAGCCGGCACCGGCCCCGGCCACGTCCCCGAGCTGA
- a CDS encoding SDR family NAD(P)-dependent oxidoreductase: protein MRHGGRTALVTGGARGIGLEIGRQLADRGLRVLVGARQRAAAEEACRAIGRAALPLALDVTSAKSVAEAVREARELTGGIDVLVNNAGVSLDGELRPPYVDEDILRATLDTNLTGAWRVAEAVVPGMVEVGYGRVVNVTSSYGSLALMDSGRHPAYRISKTALNALTRMLAAELADTGVLVNAADPGWTRSGMGGPSAPRGPEEGADTTVWLATLPEGDRTTGGLFAERGPLPW, encoded by the coding sequence ATGCGGCACGGCGGCAGAACAGCGCTGGTGACCGGCGGGGCACGCGGCATCGGCCTGGAGATCGGCCGACAGCTCGCGGACCGGGGGCTACGGGTCCTGGTCGGGGCGCGGCAACGGGCGGCGGCCGAGGAGGCGTGCCGCGCCATCGGCCGGGCGGCACTGCCGCTGGCGCTGGACGTGACCTCCGCGAAGAGCGTCGCCGAAGCGGTCCGGGAGGCACGGGAGCTGACCGGCGGGATCGACGTCCTGGTGAACAACGCGGGAGTGTCTCTCGACGGGGAACTGCGGCCCCCGTACGTCGACGAGGACATTCTGCGGGCGACGCTGGACACGAACCTCACCGGCGCCTGGCGCGTGGCGGAGGCCGTCGTTCCGGGCATGGTGGAGGTCGGCTACGGCCGGGTCGTGAACGTGACCAGCTCGTACGGTTCGCTGGCGCTGATGGACTCCGGCCGGCACCCCGCCTACCGCATCTCCAAGACGGCGCTCAACGCCCTGACCCGTATGCTCGCGGCCGAGCTGGCCGACACGGGTGTCCTGGTCAACGCCGCCGACCCCGGCTGGACCCGCAGCGGCATGGGCGGTCCGTCCGCCCCGCGCGGGCCGGAGGAGGGTGCGGACACCACGGTCTGGCTGGCGACCCTCCCCGAGGGCGACCGGACGACGGGCGGGCTGTTCGCCGAGCGCGGGCCACTTCCCTGGTGA
- a CDS encoding dihydrolipoamide acetyltransferase family protein: MTDVAVEVLLPKIGLTMQEGTIDEWLVPTGAAVAEGDALMRLATDKVDVDVEAEAGGLFHPVVPAGATVPAGALIGWLLAEGEQPPDPGGTPMPAGSGSGAGVAVVPALDNGGGKPATVPDPDGRVGPGVLPTLTGTGAAPDAGVPSVNGTADRLPSSPNARRVAANADVDLAAVHGTGPGGRIVSEDVEEFLAALADDVVMSAPSAPSGGAPSSPLVRKLAKERGIDLSGVNGTGPGGRVRRSDLDAVAPAPVRRNAAPRPGDVLPLTGMRGTIARRMHASLQEMAQLTHGYEVRMDAVVSLRERLREEWADSDLPVPSLNDFLLRAAALALREHPLLNATVREDGIHLLDGIHLGFAVAVPGGLMVPVIEDAVALPLPEIARRTRALAHAAREGRISPAQLEGATFTVTSLGGYGVDFFTPVINPGNVAILGVGRLRDGVEWDDDRPLRTRVLTLSLTFDHRAVDGAPAAEYLRTVGELLHKPLRLLV; the protein is encoded by the coding sequence GTGACCGACGTGGCGGTCGAGGTTCTGCTGCCGAAGATCGGCCTGACCATGCAGGAAGGCACGATCGACGAATGGCTGGTGCCCACCGGCGCGGCCGTCGCGGAGGGCGACGCACTGATGCGGCTGGCCACCGACAAGGTCGACGTGGACGTCGAGGCGGAGGCCGGGGGACTGTTCCACCCGGTGGTCCCGGCGGGCGCCACAGTCCCCGCCGGGGCCCTCATCGGCTGGCTGCTCGCCGAGGGCGAGCAGCCACCGGACCCGGGGGGTACGCCGATGCCCGCCGGGTCCGGCTCCGGCGCGGGTGTGGCGGTCGTGCCCGCCCTGGACAACGGCGGTGGAAAACCGGCCACCGTGCCTGACCCCGACGGCCGCGTGGGTCCGGGCGTCCTGCCGACGCTCACCGGCACCGGTGCGGCCCCCGACGCCGGGGTGCCCTCCGTCAACGGCACCGCCGACCGGCTGCCGTCCTCACCGAACGCTCGAAGGGTCGCCGCGAACGCCGACGTGGACCTCGCCGCCGTACACGGCACGGGGCCGGGCGGCCGGATCGTCTCCGAGGACGTGGAGGAGTTCCTCGCCGCCCTCGCCGACGACGTCGTCATGTCGGCCCCGTCGGCCCCGTCGGGCGGCGCCCCCTCCTCGCCGCTGGTCCGCAAGCTCGCGAAGGAGCGGGGCATCGACCTCTCCGGGGTGAACGGCACCGGCCCCGGCGGCCGGGTCCGCCGCTCCGACCTCGACGCCGTCGCTCCCGCGCCCGTTCGCCGGAACGCGGCCCCTCGTCCCGGCGACGTCCTCCCGCTCACCGGGATGCGCGGGACCATCGCGCGCCGGATGCACGCCAGCCTCCAGGAGATGGCACAGCTGACGCACGGCTACGAGGTGCGCATGGACGCCGTGGTGTCCCTGCGGGAGCGCCTCAGGGAGGAATGGGCCGACAGCGACCTGCCGGTGCCCAGCCTCAACGACTTCCTCCTGAGGGCCGCCGCCCTGGCCCTGCGCGAGCATCCGCTGCTCAACGCCACGGTGCGGGAGGACGGAATCCATCTGCTCGACGGCATCCACCTGGGCTTCGCGGTGGCCGTCCCGGGCGGCCTCATGGTGCCCGTGATCGAGGACGCGGTGGCACTGCCGCTGCCCGAGATCGCCCGCCGGACGAGGGCCCTGGCCCACGCCGCGCGCGAGGGGCGGATCTCCCCCGCCCAACTGGAAGGGGCCACCTTCACCGTCACCTCCCTCGGCGGATACGGCGTCGACTTCTTCACCCCCGTGATCAACCCCGGCAACGTCGCGATCCTCGGGGTGGGCAGGCTCAGGGACGGCGTCGAGTGGGACGACGACCGACCGCTGCGGACACGGGTGCTCACCCTGAGCCTCACCTTCGACCACCGTGCCGTCGACGGGGCACCCGCCGCCGAATACCTGCGCACGGTCGGTGAGTTGCTGCACAAGCCCCTCCGCCTCCTGGTGTGA